Proteins encoded by one window of Blautia luti:
- a CDS encoding alpha/beta hydrolase family protein, with translation MIYKKIEIAVGGYAVTSDREAEPIVMQYLAKGYHTVTDDCVSVENSLLFFNALRKFKIPVEMHLYPVGGHGLSLANEETSYEDGRCIQKECQTWMELACKWIENIK, from the coding sequence ATGATTTATAAGAAGATTGAAATTGCAGTAGGCGGGTATGCTGTGACTTCTGACAGAGAAGCAGAACCGATTGTCATGCAGTATCTGGCAAAGGGATATCATACGGTAACAGATGATTGTGTTTCTGTAGAGAATTCTCTGTTATTTTTTAATGCACTGCGGAAATTCAAAATACCGGTAGAAATGCATCTTTATCCTGTTGGCGGACATGGTCTTAGCCTTGCAAATGAAGAGACAAGCTACGAAGACGGCAGATGCATACAAAAAGAATGCCAGACATGGATGGAACTGGCATGTAAATGGATAGAAAATATAAAATAA
- the pfkA gene encoding 6-phosphofructokinase, giving the protein MAENKIKTIGVLTSGGDAPGMNAAIRAVVRRGLSNGLNVKGILKGYNGLLNEEIIDMSAKDVSDTIERGGTILYTARCAEFRTPEGQQRGAEICKKHGIDGLVVIGGDGSFAGAQKLANLGINTIGLPGTIDLDIACTEYTIGFDTAVNTAMEAIDKVRDTSTSHERCSIIEVMGRGAGYIALWCGIANGAEDVLVPEKYDYDEQKLINNIIESRKKGKKHHIIINAEGIGHSEAMAKRIEAATGIETRATILGHMQRGGSPTCKDRVYASMMGALAVDLLVAGKTCRVVGYRHGEFVDFDINEALAMQKGISDYQWEVCQSLSHNYDKNNK; this is encoded by the coding sequence ATGGCAGAAAACAAGATAAAAACCATTGGCGTCCTTACCAGCGGTGGTGATGCACCGGGAATGAACGCTGCAATTCGTGCAGTTGTCAGAAGAGGTTTAAGTAATGGCCTGAATGTAAAAGGTATTCTTAAAGGATACAATGGTCTGTTAAACGAAGAAATCATTGATATGAGTGCCAAGGACGTTTCCGACACGATTGAGCGCGGCGGTACAATCCTTTACACAGCACGTTGTGCAGAATTCCGTACACCGGAAGGACAGCAGCGTGGTGCAGAAATCTGCAAAAAGCACGGCATCGACGGACTTGTTGTTATCGGTGGTGATGGATCTTTTGCAGGTGCTCAGAAACTTGCAAACCTTGGAATCAATACAATTGGTCTTCCGGGAACAATTGACCTTGATATCGCATGTACAGAATATACGATCGGTTTCGATACAGCTGTAAACACAGCAATGGAAGCAATCGATAAAGTACGTGATACTTCTACTTCCCATGAGAGATGCAGTATCATCGAGGTTATGGGACGTGGTGCAGGATATATTGCTCTGTGGTGCGGTATTGCCAACGGTGCTGAGGACGTTCTGGTTCCTGAGAAATATGACTATGATGAGCAGAAGCTGATCAATAACATTATCGAGAGTCGTAAGAAAGGCAAAAAGCATCACATCATCATCAATGCAGAAGGTATTGGTCATTCTGAAGCAATGGCAAAACGTATCGAAGCTGCCACAGGTATCGAAACACGTGCTACAATCCTTGGACACATGCAGCGTGGTGGAAGCCCGACATGTAAAGACCGTGTATATGCATCTATGATGGGTGCTCTGGCAGTAGACCTTCTTGTTGCAGGTAAGACATGCCGCGTTGTTGGATATCGTCACGGTGAATTTGTAGACTTCGATATCAATGAAGCACTTGCTATGCAGAAAGGTATCTCTGACTATCAGTGGGAAGTATGCCAGTCACTTTCTCATAACTATGATAAAAACAACAAATAA
- a CDS encoding NfeD family protein: MQPLIWLGILALLLVVEAITAGLTTIWFAGGALVAAIACYAGANLTVQILLFLCVSLVLLIFTRPLAMKYFNKETIQTNANSLIGKKAVVIQEIDNLAQTGQVRINDIEWTARSADDEKIGEGTVVTIEEIRGVKLIVKQNKED; the protein is encoded by the coding sequence ATGCAGCCTTTGATCTGGCTTGGGATTCTTGCGTTATTGCTTGTTGTAGAGGCAATTACGGCAGGACTGACCACCATCTGGTTTGCTGGCGGCGCACTGGTCGCTGCTATTGCATGTTATGCAGGAGCGAACCTCACTGTACAGATATTGCTGTTTCTGTGTGTTTCATTGGTACTTCTCATCTTTACCAGACCACTGGCAATGAAGTACTTTAACAAAGAAACCATACAGACCAATGCAAACAGTCTGATTGGAAAGAAAGCAGTTGTGATTCAGGAGATTGACAATCTGGCGCAGACAGGCCAGGTTCGTATCAATGATATTGAATGGACTGCACGTTCTGCTGATGACGAAAAAATCGGCGAAGGCACCGTTGTAACGATCGAAGAGATCCGAGGTGTGAAACTTATTGTAAAACAGAATAAGGAGGATTAG
- a CDS encoding acyl-[acyl-carrier-protein] thioesterase — MNYSFNSRVRYSETGEDGRLTLPGALNYFQDCCTFQAESIGLGMEVLKARDRAWFLSSWQVIVDEYPAMGTEIKITTAPYDFKGFMGMRNFTIETADGRLLAWANSNWTNLIISKGIPARLTPADTDNYVLSKKMEMDYAPRKISLPDDMISQEPFQVQKHHLDTNHHVNNCQYICMAEDFLPEKFKVYQMRAEYKMQAKLGDMICPKTKVESGKVVVSLDDEKGKPYAIVELAEK; from the coding sequence ATGAACTACAGTTTTAACAGCAGAGTCAGATACAGTGAGACAGGCGAAGACGGCAGACTGACATTGCCGGGGGCTTTGAATTATTTTCAGGATTGCTGTACATTTCAGGCGGAGTCCATCGGGCTTGGTATGGAGGTACTGAAAGCAAGAGACAGGGCGTGGTTTCTTTCTTCCTGGCAGGTGATCGTAGATGAATATCCGGCTATGGGAACAGAAATCAAAATTACAACTGCACCTTATGATTTCAAAGGGTTCATGGGTATGCGTAATTTTACTATTGAAACTGCAGACGGCAGATTGCTTGCCTGGGCAAATTCAAATTGGACAAATCTTATTATCAGCAAGGGAATTCCGGCACGATTGACACCGGCAGATACAGACAACTATGTACTCAGCAAAAAGATGGAAATGGATTATGCTCCAAGAAAGATCAGTCTGCCGGATGACATGATATCTCAGGAACCATTCCAGGTGCAGAAACATCATCTGGATACAAATCATCATGTAAACAACTGCCAGTACATCTGTATGGCAGAAGATTTTCTCCCGGAAAAATTCAAAGTATATCAGATGCGTGCGGAATATAAGATGCAGGCAAAGCTGGGTGACATGATCTGTCCGAAGACGAAAGTGGAATCAGGGAAAGTTGTTGTATCTCTGGATGATGAGAAGGGGAAGCCGTATGCAATTGTGGAGCTTGCGGAGAAGTAA
- a CDS encoding L-ribulose-5-phosphate 4-epimerase: MLEKLKEEVYKANMDLPKYGLVTFTWGNVSGIDRESGLFVIKPSGVDYDLLTPDDMVVVDLNGNKVEGKYNPSSDTATHVELYKAFPNIGGVVHTHSSWATSWAQAGRGIPCYGTTHADYIYGEIPCARCLEGKEFDEYEKNTGLLIVDLFKDKDYEAVPAVLCKNHGPFAWGKDAHEAVHNAVVVEEVAKMAARCEMINPQVKPAPQDLQDKHYYRKHGANAYYGQGNNK, encoded by the coding sequence ATGCTGGAAAAATTAAAAGAGGAAGTTTACAAAGCAAACATGGATCTTCCGAAATACGGACTTGTTACATTTACATGGGGAAATGTAAGTGGAATTGACAGAGAATCAGGACTTTTTGTTATCAAACCAAGTGGGGTAGACTATGATCTGCTGACTCCGGATGATATGGTTGTAGTAGACCTGAACGGAAATAAAGTAGAAGGAAAATATAATCCATCATCTGACACAGCAACTCATGTTGAATTGTACAAAGCATTCCCGAATATCGGCGGAGTTGTACATACACATTCTTCATGGGCAACAAGCTGGGCACAGGCAGGAAGAGGAATTCCTTGCTATGGAACTACACATGCAGATTACATTTACGGAGAAATTCCATGTGCACGCTGCCTGGAAGGAAAAGAATTCGATGAGTATGAGAAGAACACAGGTCTTCTGATCGTTGATCTGTTCAAAGATAAAGACTACGAAGCAGTACCTGCAGTACTCTGCAAGAACCATGGCCCGTTTGCATGGGGCAAAGATGCTCACGAAGCAGTACATAATGCAGTAGTTGTAGAAGAAGTTGCGAAGATGGCAGCACGCTGCGAGATGATCAATCCACAGGTAAAGCCTGCTCCACAGGATCTGCAGGACAAGCATTATTACAGAAAACATGGTGCAAATGCATATTATGGACAGGGCAATAATAAATAA
- a CDS encoding TrkH family potassium uptake protein translates to MNKKMQLYNRLHKLNTAQIITLGFAGVIILGGLLLWLPFCTAPGNHTSFTDAMFTATTSVCVTGLVTVVTATHWTLAGKIIILVLIQIGGVGLISLGSIIFISLRKKISLRNRRVIQESYNMDRMSGMVRLVKKVLICVFGAEGIGAVCYAVRFIPQFGLAKGLGYSVFTAVSAFCNAGIDLLGEDSLAQYVDDPIVNFTSVGLIIMSGLGFVVWWDIWDKIKRVIRGKLPVGRMFKNLRLHSKIVLMMTLILVVGGTVLIFLFDHGNPESIGIYSPGTKWMASLFQSVTTRTAGFFTVSQERFSNATYMLCLILMLIGGSPMGTAGGIKTTTVAVLLLSLKSNLQGKRDVEVHHRRIRDSYIRSAIVVTGMVLTVLILMSMLLCVAMPEAPTEDVVYEITSAVATVGLSRGLTSCLNTAGKWIVILTMYLGRIGPLTLGTAVTVRAQKMPADSHLAEEDIMIG, encoded by the coding sequence ATGAATAAAAAGATGCAGTTATATAACAGACTGCATAAATTAAATACTGCTCAGATAATTACCCTCGGTTTTGCGGGGGTGATTATCTTAGGGGGATTACTTCTGTGGCTGCCGTTTTGTACGGCACCCGGAAATCACACTTCTTTTACAGATGCCATGTTTACCGCAACTACAAGTGTATGTGTAACAGGGCTTGTGACAGTTGTTACGGCAACTCACTGGACTCTGGCAGGTAAGATTATTATTCTTGTTCTGATCCAGATTGGAGGTGTGGGACTGATTTCCCTGGGCAGTATTATTTTTATAAGTCTGAGAAAGAAAATATCGCTGAGGAACCGGCGTGTTATCCAGGAGTCCTATAATATGGACAGAATGAGTGGAATGGTCAGGCTGGTGAAGAAAGTTCTGATCTGTGTGTTTGGAGCAGAAGGAATCGGTGCAGTGTGTTATGCAGTTCGATTTATTCCACAGTTCGGTCTGGCAAAAGGTTTGGGATACTCTGTTTTTACGGCAGTATCTGCATTCTGTAATGCTGGTATTGATCTGCTGGGAGAGGACAGCCTGGCTCAGTATGTTGATGATCCGATCGTGAACTTTACAAGTGTAGGACTGATCATTATGTCAGGACTTGGATTTGTGGTCTGGTGGGATATCTGGGATAAGATTAAACGAGTCATCAGAGGGAAACTTCCGGTGGGACGTATGTTTAAAAATCTCCGTCTTCACAGTAAGATCGTGCTGATGATGACGCTGATACTTGTTGTGGGCGGTACAGTACTGATCTTTCTGTTTGATCATGGAAATCCGGAAAGTATCGGGATATATTCGCCGGGAACGAAGTGGATGGCATCTTTGTTCCAGTCAGTTACCACAAGAACAGCCGGATTTTTTACTGTAAGTCAGGAGAGGTTTTCCAATGCAACTTATATGCTGTGCCTGATATTGATGTTGATCGGCGGTTCCCCTATGGGAACAGCAGGTGGAATTAAAACAACAACAGTTGCGGTCCTTCTGCTGAGTCTGAAATCCAATCTTCAGGGAAAACGGGATGTGGAAGTACACCACAGGAGAATCAGAGACAGCTACATCCGTTCTGCAATCGTAGTGACAGGTATGGTACTTACAGTACTTATTCTCATGAGTATGCTGTTGTGTGTAGCCATGCCGGAAGCACCGACAGAAGATGTTGTTTATGAAATTACATCTGCGGTTGCAACGGTAGGACTTAGCAGAGGGCTGACATCCTGCCTGAATACAGCTGGCAAATGGATCGTGATCCTGACTATGTATCTGGGAAGAATCGGTCCGCTGACTCTGGGAACTGCAGTGACTGTACGTGCACAGAAAATGCCGGCAGATTCACATCTGGCAGAAGAAGATATTATGATCGGATAG
- a CDS encoding potassium channel family protein, translating to MKNKSYAVIGLGQFGMTVALTLAEANCDVLAIDDKDDNVQDIAEKVSYAVKADVRDPGILESLGVQNVDVAVIAVAENMEASITATMQVKELGVPFVMAKAMNSLHGRILEKIGADKVIYPEHSMGVRVARNLLSSGFVDMFELSSDFSMAEFKIPREWIGKTLRELKVREKYNINLIGLKHGDKMNMNVAPDEVFPADCTVVATGANSDLNKVSEN from the coding sequence ATGAAGAACAAATCTTATGCAGTGATCGGTCTTGGGCAGTTCGGGATGACGGTAGCCCTTACTCTGGCAGAGGCGAACTGCGATGTACTTGCCATTGACGATAAAGATGATAATGTGCAGGACATCGCAGAGAAAGTTTCCTATGCTGTTAAGGCAGATGTGCGTGATCCGGGAATTCTGGAATCGCTTGGAGTTCAGAATGTAGATGTTGCGGTCATCGCAGTAGCCGAGAATATGGAGGCCAGTATTACAGCAACCATGCAGGTGAAAGAACTTGGAGTTCCTTTTGTCATGGCAAAGGCAATGAATTCTCTTCATGGCAGGATACTGGAGAAAATAGGGGCAGATAAGGTGATTTATCCTGAACATTCCATGGGTGTCAGAGTTGCAAGAAATCTTCTCTCCAGTGGATTTGTCGATATGTTTGAGCTTTCTTCTGATTTCAGTATGGCAGAATTTAAGATCCCGCGGGAATGGATAGGAAAAACACTTCGGGAGCTGAAGGTCAGGGAAAAGTATAACATCAATCTGATCGGTCTGAAGCATGGCGACAAGATGAATATGAATGTGGCGCCGGATGAAGTGTTTCCGGCAGACTGCACAGTTGTTGCAACAGGAGCAAACAGTGACCTGAATAAGGTTTCGGAAAATTGA
- a CDS encoding S1 RNA-binding domain-containing protein, with the protein MIELGKKQKLTVVKSVDFGIYLGEDMHADAKNRVLLPSKQVPEGTKEGDSIEAFIYKDSQDRLIATTKEPKLQVGQTAVLKVSQVTRIGAFLDWGLEKDLLLPYHEQTLKVREGEDVLVALYIDKSSRLCATMKVYHYLSTRTPYVVGDMVKGRVYEISDRFGVFVAVDDKYSALIPAREAKGKYRPGKILELRVSEVKEDGKMNVTDRQKAYLQINEDAENVLEVINEFAGVLPFDDKASPEVIQREFGLSKGAFKRAIGHLMKEGKVEIKDKRIYAK; encoded by the coding sequence ATGATAGAGTTAGGAAAAAAACAGAAATTAACAGTAGTAAAGTCCGTAGATTTCGGTATTTATCTGGGTGAGGATATGCATGCGGATGCGAAGAACCGTGTACTTCTTCCATCCAAACAGGTTCCGGAAGGAACAAAAGAGGGCGACAGCATTGAAGCATTTATTTACAAAGATTCTCAGGACCGCCTTATCGCAACAACAAAAGAACCGAAACTTCAGGTAGGACAGACCGCAGTCCTGAAAGTATCTCAGGTGACCAGAATCGGAGCATTCCTTGACTGGGGATTGGAGAAAGACCTTCTGCTTCCATATCATGAGCAGACTTTGAAAGTAAGAGAAGGCGAGGATGTACTGGTAGCGCTCTATATCGACAAAAGCAGCCGTCTCTGCGCAACGATGAAGGTTTATCACTACCTTTCAACCAGAACTCCTTATGTAGTAGGAGATATGGTAAAAGGCCGTGTCTATGAGATCAGCGACAGATTCGGTGTATTCGTGGCAGTTGATGACAAATATTCCGCATTGATCCCTGCAAGAGAAGCTAAGGGAAAATACCGTCCGGGTAAGATCCTGGAACTGCGTGTCAGTGAAGTAAAAGAAGACGGAAAGATGAATGTCACAGACCGTCAGAAAGCATATCTGCAGATCAACGAGGATGCCGAAAATGTCCTGGAAGTCATCAATGAATTCGCAGGTGTTCTTCCATTTGACGATAAAGCATCACCGGAAGTCATTCAGAGAGAATTTGGCCTGAGTAAGGGTGCTTTTAAGCGTGCCATTGGACATCTGATGAAAGAAGGCAAAGTAGAAATTAAAGATAAGAGAATCTACGCGAAGTAA
- a CDS encoding DNA polymerase III subunit alpha: MEFTHLHVHTEYSLLDGSNKIKEYVARVKELGMDSAAITDHGVMYGVIDFYRAARAEGINPILGCEVYVAPGSRFDREAGNGEDRYYHLVLLAENNQGYANLMKIVSKGFTEGFYYKPRVDLEVLREYHEGIIALSACLAGEVARYLQRGMYEDAKAAALRYQDIFGKGNFFLELQDHGIPAQQVVNQELLRMHEETGIDLVATNDVHYTMAEDAAPHDILLCLQTNKKLADEDRMRYEGGQYYVKSPEEMAQLFPYALEALENTHKIAQRCHVEIEFGVTKLPRFDVPDGFTSWEYLNKLCFEGLEERYHPVTDELKSRLTYELSTIKNMGYVDYFLIVWDFIKYARDNDIMVGPGRGSAAGSLVAYTLGITQLDPIRYDLLFERFLNPERVSMPDIDVDFCFERRQEVIEYVRRKYGDDCVVQIVTFGTLAARGVIRDVGRVLDMPYAQVADIAKMIPQELNITIDKALKMNPELKKAYEEQDDVHYLIDMARRLEGLPRHTSMHAAGVVISQKDVSEYVPLSRAQDGSIVTQFTMTTLEELGLLKMDFLGLRTLTVIQNAVKLIQKDAGVTLDMQKIDYNDKKVLDSLGTGRSDGVFQLESAGMKNFMKELKPQSLEDVIAGISLYRPGPMDFIPQYIRGKNRPDTIKYDCPQLEPILKPTYGCIVYQEQVMQIVRNLAGYTLGRSDLVRRAMSKKKAAVMEKERRNFVYGNEAEGVPGCIANGIDEATANKIYDDMIDFAKYAFNKSHAAAYAVVSYQTAYLKYYYPIEFMAALMTSVIDFPTKVAEYFLVGRQMGIKILPPDINCGMYGFSVDNGAIRYGLSAIKSVGRPAIESLVEERENNGKYKSLKDFMERNSSQMNKRAIENFIKAGAMDCLEGNRRQKMMVYQQISDSISQERKNSLAGQMSLFDLVSDEDKKEFEIRMPDVEEFDKEELLAFEKEVLGIYLSGHPLESCRGMMEKTISARTIDFQPDEETNIPKVVDGQKVIIGGMITEKTIKYTKTNKIMAFLTVEDLVGTVEVVVFPRDYEKSQVLLQEDARVFIQGRVSAEDDRASKLILEKIRSFDDVPRELWIQFENRSEYGKKEQQLLADLRESPGRSSVVIYLKDVKAMKKLPAAWQVQIQDSWMGRLGEKYGKTNVKVVERGLKNL, from the coding sequence TTGGAGTTTACACATCTTCATGTCCATACAGAATACAGTCTGCTGGATGGTTCCAATAAAATAAAAGAATATGTAGCCCGTGTCAAAGAACTTGGCATGGACAGTGCGGCGATCACAGATCACGGAGTCATGTACGGTGTGATCGATTTTTACCGTGCAGCAAGGGCCGAAGGAATCAATCCGATCCTGGGATGTGAGGTTTATGTAGCTCCCGGCTCCCGATTTGACCGTGAAGCAGGAAACGGGGAGGACAGATACTATCATCTGGTTCTCCTGGCAGAGAATAATCAGGGATATGCCAACCTGATGAAAATCGTGTCTAAAGGATTTACCGAGGGATTTTATTACAAGCCAAGGGTAGATCTGGAGGTATTAAGAGAGTACCATGAGGGAATCATTGCATTAAGTGCATGTCTGGCAGGTGAGGTTGCCAGATATCTTCAAAGAGGAATGTATGAAGATGCAAAGGCAGCAGCGCTGCGTTATCAGGATATCTTTGGAAAGGGAAACTTCTTCCTGGAGCTGCAGGATCATGGAATTCCGGCACAGCAGGTAGTAAATCAGGAACTTTTGCGCATGCACGAAGAAACAGGAATCGATCTGGTGGCAACCAATGACGTGCATTATACAATGGCAGAGGATGCTGCGCCCCACGATATTCTTCTGTGTCTGCAGACGAACAAGAAACTTGCAGACGAAGACAGAATGCGTTATGAAGGCGGACAGTATTATGTGAAATCTCCGGAGGAAATGGCGCAGCTTTTCCCATATGCACTGGAAGCCCTGGAAAACACTCATAAGATCGCGCAGAGATGCCACGTGGAGATTGAATTCGGCGTAACCAAGCTGCCGCGATTCGATGTGCCGGATGGTTTTACCTCCTGGGAATATCTGAATAAACTGTGTTTCGAGGGTCTGGAAGAACGTTATCATCCGGTTACTGATGAATTAAAATCCCGCCTGACATATGAATTATCCACGATCAAAAATATGGGATACGTGGATTACTTCCTTATTGTGTGGGATTTCATCAAATATGCCCGTGACAATGATATTATGGTAGGTCCTGGACGAGGTTCAGCAGCAGGAAGCCTTGTTGCCTACACTTTGGGTATCACACAGCTTGACCCGATCCGTTATGATCTGCTTTTCGAGCGATTCCTGAATCCGGAACGAGTATCCATGCCTGATATTGACGTTGACTTCTGCTTCGAAAGAAGACAGGAAGTGATCGAATATGTACGGCGCAAATACGGAGATGACTGTGTGGTTCAGATCGTTACTTTCGGTACACTGGCAGCCCGCGGTGTTATCCGTGATGTCGGCCGTGTTCTGGATATGCCCTATGCACAGGTTGCTGATATTGCGAAAATGATTCCCCAGGAGCTGAATATCACTATTGATAAAGCCCTGAAAATGAATCCTGAACTGAAGAAGGCATACGAAGAACAGGATGATGTCCACTATCTGATCGACATGGCGAGACGTCTGGAAGGTCTTCCGCGGCATACCTCTATGCATGCAGCAGGCGTGGTGATCAGCCAGAAAGATGTTTCCGAATATGTACCTCTTTCCAGAGCACAGGACGGTTCCATTGTTACTCAGTTCACCATGACAACACTGGAAGAACTGGGACTTCTGAAAATGGACTTCCTGGGTCTGCGTACCCTGACAGTGATCCAGAATGCAGTGAAACTGATCCAGAAAGACGCAGGCGTTACGCTGGATATGCAGAAAATAGATTATAATGATAAGAAAGTTCTTGATTCTCTCGGTACCGGCCGTTCCGATGGTGTATTCCAGCTGGAAAGTGCAGGAATGAAGAACTTCATGAAAGAGCTGAAACCACAGAGTCTTGAAGATGTGATCGCGGGAATTTCCCTTTACCGTCCGGGTCCTATGGATTTCATCCCCCAGTATATCCGGGGCAAAAACCGTCCGGATACCATCAAGTATGACTGTCCTCAGCTGGAGCCAATCCTTAAGCCGACTTATGGCTGTATCGTATATCAGGAGCAGGTTATGCAGATCGTTCGTAATCTGGCAGGCTATACCCTTGGACGAAGCGACCTTGTCCGCCGTGCCATGTCCAAGAAAAAAGCGGCAGTTATGGAAAAAGAACGCCGGAATTTCGTATACGGAAATGAAGCTGAAGGGGTTCCGGGATGTATTGCCAATGGGATCGACGAGGCAACAGCTAATAAGATCTATGATGACATGATCGATTTCGCCAAGTATGCGTTCAATAAATCTCATGCAGCGGCATATGCAGTTGTTTCTTATCAGACTGCATATCTGAAGTACTATTATCCGATAGAATTTATGGCAGCGCTGATGACATCGGTGATTGATTTTCCTACAAAAGTAGCAGAATATTTCCTGGTAGGCCGTCAGATGGGAATCAAGATCCTTCCGCCGGATATCAATTGCGGAATGTATGGTTTCTCTGTAGATAACGGCGCGATCCGATATGGATTGTCTGCAATTAAGAGTGTGGGGCGTCCAGCTATCGAGAGCCTGGTGGAAGAGAGAGAAAATAACGGGAAGTATAAATCCCTGAAGGATTTTATGGAACGAAATTCTTCCCAGATGAATAAACGAGCCATTGAGAACTTTATCAAAGCAGGTGCCATGGACTGTCTGGAGGGAAATCGCCGTCAGAAGATGATGGTCTATCAGCAGATTTCCGACAGCATCAGTCAGGAGAGAAAGAACAGTCTGGCAGGACAGATGAGCCTGTTTGACCTGGTCAGCGATGAGGATAAGAAGGAATTCGAGATCCGTATGCCGGATGTGGAGGAATTTGATAAGGAAGAGCTGCTGGCATTTGAGAAAGAAGTTTTGGGAATTTATCTGAGCGGACATCCGCTGGAAAGCTGCAGAGGAATGATGGAGAAAACAATTTCCGCGAGAACTATAGATTTCCAGCCGGATGAAGAGACAAATATCCCTAAGGTAGTGGATGGACAGAAGGTGATCATCGGAGGAATGATCACAGAGAAGACCATTAAATATACCAAGACAAACAAAATTATGGCGTTTCTGACAGTAGAGGATCTGGTAGGAACAGTAGAAGTGGTTGTTTTCCCAAGAGATTATGAGAAAAGCCAGGTTCTTTTGCAGGAGGATGCCAGAGTATTTATACAGGGCAGGGTTTCAGCTGAAGATGACAGGGCAAGCAAGCTGATCCTGGAGAAGATCAGATCCTTTGATGATGTACCCAGAGAGCTGTGGATCCAGTTTGAGAACCGCAGTGAATACGGGAAAAAGGAACAGCAGCTTCTGGCAGATCTTCGGGAATCACCGGGAAGAAGCAGTGTGGTGATCTATCTGAAAGATGTGAAAGCCATGAAAAAGCTTCCGGCAGCCTGGCAGGTACAAATTCAGGACTCCTGGATGGGCCGATTGGGTGAAAAATATGGTAAAACCAATGTTAAAGTTGTAGAAAGAGGATTGAAAAACTTATAA
- a CDS encoding TrmH family RNA methyltransferase, whose translation MITSVNNGQVKNIIQLNQKTKARREQGLFVAEGRKMFGEAPRDWISKVYVSEALSGDAELMVQVEKLPYEIVADSVFRQMSDTQTPQGIMTVLKKPSYTIEDILGGKNPLVMILEDLQDPGNAGTILRTGEGAGVSGVLLTKTCVDITNPKVIRSTMGSVYRMPFLYVENVVSLAQELKDRNIRTFAAHLHGKNSYDQESYTGGTAFLIGNEGKGLTDEAADSADCLIRIPMCGKVESLNAAMASGILMYEAARQRR comes from the coding sequence ATGATCACCAGTGTAAATAACGGACAGGTAAAAAATATCATACAGCTGAACCAGAAAACAAAAGCCCGCAGAGAACAAGGGCTTTTTGTTGCAGAAGGAAGAAAAATGTTCGGCGAAGCACCGAGGGATTGGATCTCGAAGGTGTATGTATCAGAAGCTCTCAGCGGTGATGCAGAACTGATGGTTCAGGTGGAGAAACTTCCATATGAGATAGTAGCAGATTCTGTTTTTCGACAGATGAGCGATACGCAGACGCCTCAGGGAATTATGACAGTGCTTAAGAAACCTTCCTATACAATAGAAGATATTCTCGGCGGGAAAAATCCGCTGGTTATGATTCTGGAGGATCTGCAGGATCCGGGAAATGCCGGAACTATTCTCCGTACAGGAGAGGGCGCCGGAGTAAGCGGAGTTCTTCTGACAAAGACCTGCGTGGATATCACAAACCCGAAGGTTATACGATCAACCATGGGGTCTGTCTACAGAATGCCTTTCCTATATGTGGAAAATGTGGTATCATTAGCACAGGAACTGAAAGACAGAAATATTCGCACATTTGCGGCGCATCTGCATGGTAAGAACTCTTATGATCAGGAATCCTACACAGGAGGAACTGCTTTCCTGATCGGCAACGAGGGAAAAGGACTGACAGATGAAGCGGCAGACAGTGCTGATTGTCTGATACGGATTCCTATGTGTGGAAAAGTAGAATCTCTGAATGCTGCCATGGCATCCGGAATTCTCATGTATGAAGCTGCTCGTCAGAGACGATAG